Proteins encoded by one window of Salvia splendens isolate huo1 chromosome 5, SspV2, whole genome shotgun sequence:
- the LOC121804360 gene encoding fanconi-associated nuclease 1 homolog, with protein MLTGRESLLRVIGKRRRFLPNRRSLLHAASASASSSSILERNENVETDSHEQRPDGDAAESVNCPVCGAALPGADNALINSHVDDCLAPKGSKRKLSQATLFQLNFSRSKAKLHSPQLANELVIPSAPDEMSTIESIHDSNGLGWSEEYANKGLENDSNANPEEKVICKGTASDKFASPSLPCDIGDGRKDGVGEFSDDYDISKVVIPTLIVGRRYGSRESIDPQSSICLSRDHENVNDPNAIKVLCVDCGSDSILGYIPRELAQYLSTLIEKFHLNFEVSITSVPQDPRTAIPIQIVCSNVELCDQKYCNMQEFKTIWKHVLRVAELAKSNPSGMTRYQRNLELLIQEVLKSNRHLFTDNEVSLLEAFDSLPDVSKRLFPRLYTRKGPWFRMSSMSYPEIADHNQAIKGLVEAGYLCSFLPRNELEEDDIEEALNILNVDELREALLLLNKKCIHGTRKQDIIKLLLSSNTGGPCFDLRGFVLAKSGSCVKVSPLAELLVWRAERLFFLNGEQDLSAFLLVDLGIVKYPAYRCIISEPIFPNRSGVLSYEEAIEISQIMVESLDENDMELVLRCTEISVSRMSTFSTENTSSTGGSKDSFLSHFSASWVYSKVVLLGVSFLEREKRYTEAIDLLWQLLNTFTSDRRRGYWTLRLSVDLEHLGRVDDSLQVAEGGLLDPWVRAGSRVALQRRVLRLGKPPRRWKIPSYSNSVNRKIVQVHVQGRPLNGKIGAKSIFYGEDGERCGVEELALQYYAGEGGGWQGVHSESGIWLTIFGILMWDVVFADVPNVFRTKFQTAPLDLGTDSFYETRKSLIEAHLEKIRDGMAEEMLITTWELHVGTACRGVNWEKHSLADLRVAAKCIGSACLASICRHLAQGYRSWSSGMPDLLLWRLHDCYRGEAKLVEVKGPRDRLSEQQRAWLLVLMDCGFHVEVCKVTPNPVAT; from the exons ATGCTTACTGGGCGCGAAAGCTTGCTCAGAGTCATCGGCAAACGACGCCGTTTTCTCCCCAATCGCCGATCCCTGCTCCATGCCGCCTCTGCCTCTGCC AGTTCTTCGAGCATATTGGAGAGAAATGAAAATGTCGAGACAGATTCACATGAGCAAAGACCCGACGGCGATGCTGCAGAATCGGTGAATTGCCCTGTCTGTGGGGCCGCACTTCCCGGCGCGGATAATGCCCTTATCAATTCCCATGTAG ATGATTGCCTTGCTCCTAAAGGAAGTAAGCGGAAACTCAGCCAGGCCACCCTTTTTCAGTTGAACTTCTCAAGGTCCAAAGCTAAATTGCATTCTCCGCAGCTAGCCAATGAACTAGTTATTCCAAGCGCGCCTGATGAAATGAGCACTATAGAGTCTATCCATGACTCGAATGGGTTGGGCTGGTCTGAAGAGTATGCTAACAAGGGTTTGGAAAACGATTCGAATGCAAATCCTGAAGAAAAAGTTATCTGCAAAGGCACCGCTAGTGATAAATTTGCCTCGCCATCATTACCATGTGACATTGGTGATGGGCGTAAAGATGGTGTGGGTGAATTTTCAGATGATTATGACATATCTAAGGTTGTTATTCCAACTCTCATTGTTGGTCGTAGGTATGGAAGTAGAGAGTCAATAGATCCTCAATCAAGCATATGCCTCTCTAGAGACCATGAGAATGTTAATGATCCAAATGCTATCAAG GTACTTTGTGTAGATTGTGGATCTGATAGCATTTTAGGATACATACCGCGAGAATTAGCCCAGTACTTGTCTACTCTAATAGAGAAGTTCCACTTGAACTTTGAG GTCAGTATAACTTCTGTACCACAAGATCCTCGCACAGCTATTCCAATTCAGATTGTATGCTCAAATGTGGAATTATGCGACCAAAAATATTGCAATATGCAAGAATTTAAGACTATATGGAAACATGTTTTACGTGTCGCTGAACTTGCAAAATCAAATCCATCTGGAATGACCAGGTATCAGCGTAACCTGGAATTGCTTATACAAGAGGTGTTAAAGAGTAACCGACATCTCTTCACAGACAACGAGGTGTCTTTGTTAG AAGCATTTGACTCACTTCCTGATGTTAGTAAAAGACTCTTTCCTCGGCTGTATACACGCAAAG GGCCCTGGTTTCGGATGTCTAGTATGTCATATCCTGAGATAGCTGACCACAACCAAGCAATTAAGGGGCTTGTAG AAGCTGGGTATCTGTGCTCATTTTTGCCAAGGAATGAACTAGAAGAGGATGACATAGAGGAAGCTTTGAACATACTAAATGTTGATGAGCTGCGGGAGGCTCTGTTACTGCTTAACAAG AAATGCATTCATGGTACAAGGAAGCAAGACATCATTAAATTGCTGTTGTCATCAAATACAGGTGGTCCTTG TTTTGACCTCCGAGGTTTTGTGCTAGCTAAAAGTGGTTCTTGTGTAAAAGTATCTCCACTTGCCGAACTTCTAGTATGGCGAGCTGAG AGGCTTTTCTTCCTCAACGGAGAGCAGGATCTGTCAGCCTTTTTGCTAGTGGACTTAGGTATTGTAAAATATCCTGCTTATAGATGTATAATCTCAGAGCCGATTTTTCCAAATAGGAGCGGCGTGCTATCTTATGAAGAG GCAATTGAAATTTCACAAATTATGGTTGAGTCTCTTGACGAGAACGACATGGAGTTGGTCTTAAGATGCACAGAAATATCTGTTTCGCGGATGTCAACTTTTTCGACAGAGAATACATCTTCAACTGGTGGATCAAAGGACTCCTTTTTATCTCATTTCTCAGCCTCATGGGTGTACTCGAAGGTGGTCTTATTGGGTGTGTCCTTTCTTGAACGCGAGAAGAG GTACACGGAGGCCATTGATTTACTCTGGCAACTACTAAATACATTCACTTCAGATAGAAGAAGGGGATATTGGACATTACGGCTCTCTGTTGATTTGGAACATCTTGGGCGTGTAGATGACAGCTTGCAAGTAGCTGAGGGTGGTTTACTTGATCCATGGGTTCGTGCTGGTTCACGAGTAGCGCTGCAAAGGAGAGTGCTGCGGTTGGGTAAACCACCCAGACGCTGGAAAATACCCAGTTATTCTAATTCAGTCAACCGGAAGATTGTTCAG GTTCATGTTCAAGGAAGACCGTTGAATGGTAAAATAGGGGCGAAGAGCATCTTCTACGGTGAGGATGGAGAACGATGTGGAGTAGAAGAGCTTGCACTACAGTATTATGCCGGGGAAGGAGGTGGTTGGCAAGGCGTTCACTCAGAGAGTGGCATTTGGCTTACCATTTTCGGGATCTTGATGTGGGATGTCGTTTTTGCTGATGTACCAAATGTTTTCCGCACCAAATTTCAGACTGCACCCTTGGATCTCGGGACCGATAGCTTCTATGAGACCAGAAAGAGCCTTATAGAAGCTCACTTGGAGAAAATCCGAGATGGCATGGCAGAGGAGATGCTCATCACGACGTGGGAGTTGCATGTTGGAACTGCCTGTCGAGGGGTGAACTGGGAGAAGCACTCGCTGGCTGATCTTCGAGTTGCTGCAAAATGCATCGGAAGTGCGTGCCTTGCCTCCATCTGCAGACATCTGGCTCAGGGTTACCGGAGCTGGTCCAGTGGCATGCCTGACTTACTTCTGTGGCGTCTCCACGACTGCTACAGAGGCGAAGCAAAGCTCGTGGAGGTGAAGGGTCCCAGGGACCGACTCTCGGAACAGCAGCGCGCGTGGTTGCTTGTCCTCATGGACTGCGGCTTCCATGTCGAGGTTTGCAAGGTGACTCCAAATCCGGTAGCAACATAA
- the LOC121802873 gene encoding preprotein translocase subunit SECE1-like — translation MATPIAQFPPLFPSASPITTVSPKSTTILLKHAPKFPQFAFNRPRQFSSVPKASADDENAAAAAESAEESKEMTELGKEIQQAMKEREEEKETGFVSGVIEEIREIEWPAFGKVLGTTGVVLGVIAGSSLVLLTVNAVLAEISDTVFAGKGVQDFFG, via the coding sequence ATGGCAACTCCAATCGCCCAATTCCCACCCTTGTTTCCTTCCGCCTCTCCAATCACCACTGTTTCACCGAAATCCACAACAATCCTCCTCAAACACGCCCCTAAATTCCCTCAATTCGCATTCAATCGCCCCCGCCAGTTCTCCAGCGTCCCCAAAGCCTCCGCCGATGACGAGaacgccgccgccgctgccgaaTCGGCGGAGGAGAGCAAGGAAATGACGGAATTGGGGAAGGAGATACAACAGGCGATGAaggagagagaggaggagaaggagaccGGATTCGTGAGCGGAGTGATTGAGGAAATTAGGGAAATCGAGTGGCCTGCTTTCGGCAAAGTGTTGGGTACGACGGGAGTGGTGCTGGGGGTCATCGCTGGATCCAGTCTCGTTTTGCTCACTGTCAATGCCGTTTTGGCTGAGATTTCTGATACTGTTTTCGCCGGAAAAGGTGTGCAGGATTTCTTTGGATAA
- the LOC121804361 gene encoding uncharacterized protein LOC121804361 yields the protein MVTEANDAVSPNLSTTAILSPITSTGGSGDLIVSTTDAMRSFLTISSTDSRLSEDLRHLSSSLSLQSTASYQSLRTIWFGSESGSRADLSSLLAGSNFVFTSPAPRQKSEELKARLRNLEEAAERKAYHKLVKDITPRKPVNDPFSSYKDQLGFGLHVVVTMFTGYLVGYAAFRALFGQSPATSAAGGILGLVGAMLVETLLFILRYSDLGSESSSASTSRPSNLKIKKNQ from the exons ATGGTCACAGAAGCAAACGATGCCGTTTCGCCCAACCTATCTACCACCGCCATTCTGTCACCGATCACCTCAACCGGCGGCAGCGGAGACCTTATTGTATCAACGACAGACGCGATGCGCTCCTTCCTCACCATATCTTCCACCGATTCACGCCTATCGGAGGATCTCAGGCATCTTTCTTCCTCGCTTAGCCTCCAGTCGACCGCATCATACCAATCCCTGAGAACGATCTGGTTCGGATCCGAATCTGGCTCCAGAGCCGATCTATCCTCTCTCCTGGCCGGCTCTAATTTCGTCTTCACCAGCCCTGCGCCTCGCCAGAAG AGCGAGGAGCTGAAGGCGAGATTGAGAAATCTGGAGGAAGCAGCTGAGAGGAAGGCGTACCATAAATTGGTGAAGGATATCACTCCGAGGAAGCCTGTGAATGATCCTTTCTCTTCTTACAAGGATCAATTAGGCTTCG GATTACACGTTGTGGTTACGATGTTTACTGGATACTTGGTCGGGTATGCAGCATTCCGAGCCCTGTTTGGCCAAAGTCCTGCCACG AGTGCTGCTGGAGGCATCCTTGGTCTGGTCGGGGCCATGCTAGTCGAGACACTTCTATTTATACTCAGATATTCTGACCTAGGTAGTGAATCCTCCTCAGCTTCTACTTCTCGTCCCTCCAATTTGAAGATTAAGAAGAATCAGTAG